TTATTTGTTGGTGGCATCTCCGCCTATTTCAACTACATCTTCCAGGAAAAATATCCGGGTATTGTTACACATGCTGTGTTACTCACTTTTGCCGTAGCAGCAAGTATGTACCTGCTTTTCACATTGCGTATTATTAAAGTAACAGAACGTTTGCGTTCTATTCTGTTTGTTGCCACAGCCAGCATTGCTGTTTTTTATCTGCTCACGTGGGTTCTCAGTTTCTTCGGAATTAATTTTGGGTTCATGTCTGCCAACAACGGATCAATGTTCAGCATTATCTTTTCACTGGCAGTGATTGGCATTGCAGCATTCAATCTCTTACTTGATTTTGATATGATCGAGAAAGGAAGTGAAATGGGTGCGCCGAAATATATGGAATGGTATGGTGCATTTGGATTATTGGTGACATTGGTTTGGTTATACCTTGAAATACTTCGCCTCTTATCTAAGCTTAACAGCCGAAAATAATCATCAAATTCTTTTAATAATAAAATCCCTGTGCCATGCGTGGGGATTTTTTGTTGTGCACATCCTGCCCCCATCTCTCAAAAAGTTTTTCCTATCTTCCTTTTCTTAAATCAACTGCCGTATGTCTGAGCAAAAGTTTCAACCCTTTGTTCCCGATGACAGCAAGATGGCCGAATTCACTGTTAAGAGTGTTTTGGTTGGCGCTGCGTTCGGAATCATCTTTGGTGCATCAACAGTTTATCTCGCATTGAAAGCCGGTTTAACCGTAAGTGCATCTATTCCAATTGCTGTAATTGCAATTACACTAGGAAGATGGGCACTCAAAACAACCATTCTTGAAAATAACATCATTCAAACAACAGGAAGTGCAGGTGAAAGTATTGCTGCAGGCGTTGTGTTTACGTTGCCGGGATTTTTATTCCTGAGCGAAAAAAGCAGTGCCCAGTTCTTCAACTATTTCACTATTCTTACACTCGCTATTTTCGGAGGCATACTCGGTACATTGATGATGATACCGTTGCGGCGATCACTTATTGTAAAAGAACATGGCACCCTTCCCTATCCTGAAGGCACTGCCTGTGCCAGTGTTTTAAAGGCGGGTGAACGGGGCGGCTCATTTGCCAAAACAGCTTTTATGGGATTGGGCTTTGCATTTGCTTATGCTATACTTCAAAAAATCTTTCATGTAATTGCTGAGACTCCTTTTTGGATGACGAAGCAGGCAAACAAATTTTTTCCTTCAGCAAAAGTGAGTGGAGAAATTACGCCTGAATATTTAGGTGTGGGTTATATCATTGGGCCAAAGATAAGTGGAGTATTGGTTGCGGGTGGTGTC
The DNA window shown above is from Lacibacter sp. H375 and carries:
- a CDS encoding Bax inhibitor-1/YccA family protein, which gives rise to MSLFKSGNPTLSEKHFDQTGSAYSGDTMTVRGTMNKFGFLMIMVMAGAAFAWQWFDAGKSIFPLMIGGALGGLVIALVITFKKEWSGYLAPAYAIVEGLFVGGISAYFNYIFQEKYPGIVTHAVLLTFAVAASMYLLFTLRIIKVTERLRSILFVATASIAVFYLLTWVLSFFGINFGFMSANNGSMFSIIFSLAVIGIAAFNLLLDFDMIEKGSEMGAPKYMEWYGAFGLLVTLVWLYLEILRLLSKLNSRK